A part of Actinoallomurus bryophytorum genomic DNA contains:
- a CDS encoding glucosyl-3-phosphoglycerate synthase → MLPQVQEWLRNRMSSAADWPVDKLLAAKGDTTVSVVLPARNERETVGEIVGAIRRDLVESAPLVDEIVVIDSRSVDDTAEVAAAAGARVVAQDAVLPQLPPMSGKGEALWKSMHVARGDVIVFVDADLREFSSSFVTGLLGPLLTDPSVRYVKACYDRPYVSGGTTVAHGGGRVTELVARPLINMHWPVLAGVLQPLSGEYAGRREVLERLPFVTGYGVELGMLIDVLELAGLDAIAQVDLGVRLHRHQSAEALGGMSGQIMQTAWSRLERQGRVVRLEPPSTTLTQFRRDGDGHEVRTSSVAVDERPPAIVVPDYVGSTV, encoded by the coding sequence TTGCTGCCTCAGGTCCAGGAATGGCTGCGCAACCGCATGAGCTCGGCTGCGGACTGGCCGGTCGACAAGCTGCTCGCGGCGAAGGGTGACACGACGGTGAGTGTCGTCCTGCCCGCACGGAACGAACGCGAGACGGTCGGTGAGATCGTCGGCGCGATCCGCCGTGACCTCGTCGAGAGCGCGCCGCTCGTGGACGAGATCGTGGTCATCGACTCCCGGTCGGTCGACGACACCGCCGAGGTGGCGGCGGCCGCCGGAGCCCGGGTGGTCGCCCAGGACGCGGTGCTGCCCCAGCTCCCACCGATGTCCGGCAAGGGAGAGGCGCTGTGGAAGTCGATGCACGTCGCGCGCGGTGACGTGATCGTCTTCGTGGACGCCGACCTGCGCGAGTTCTCGTCGTCGTTCGTCACCGGACTGCTCGGCCCGCTGCTGACCGACCCGTCCGTCCGCTACGTCAAGGCCTGCTACGACCGCCCGTACGTCAGCGGCGGCACGACCGTGGCACACGGCGGCGGCCGGGTGACCGAGCTCGTCGCACGGCCTTTGATCAACATGCACTGGCCCGTGCTGGCGGGAGTCCTCCAGCCTCTGTCGGGCGAGTACGCCGGCCGGCGCGAGGTGCTCGAACGCCTGCCCTTCGTCACCGGGTACGGCGTCGAGCTCGGCATGCTGATCGACGTGCTCGAACTCGCCGGACTGGACGCGATCGCCCAGGTCGACCTCGGCGTACGCCTGCACCGGCACCAGTCCGCCGAGGCGCTCGGCGGCATGTCCGGCCAGATCATGCAGACCGCGTGGTCACGGCTCGAACGGCAGGGCAGGGTCGTACGGCTGGAGCCGCCGTCCACCACGCTGACGCAGTTCCGTCGCGACGGAGACGGACACGAGGTGCGGACCAGCAGCGTGGCGGTCGACGAGCGGCCACCGGCGATCGTGGTGCCGGACTACGTCGGCTCGACGGTCTGA
- the aceA gene encoding isocitrate lyase, whose translation MTDRRLKGAAKELQQQWETDARWANIERDYTAEDVVRLRGSVQEEYTLARLGAERLWKLLHEDDYINALGALTGNQAVQQVRAGLKAIYLSGWQVAADANLGAQTYPDQSLYPANSVPAVVRRINNALMRADQITWSEGDDDAPYWLAPIVADAEAGFGGVLNAFELMKGMIAAGAAGVHWEDQLASEKKCGHLGGKVLIPTGQHIKTLNAARLAADVSGVPSLIVARTDAQAATLITSDVDERDQEFVTGERTAEGFYRVRNGISSCIARGLAYAPYSDLLWMETGTPDLDVAQEFAEAIKAEYPDQMLAYNCSPSFNWKKHLDDSTIAKFQRELGHMGYTFQFITLAGFHSLNHSMFHLAKGYAEDGMTSYVELQEAEFADEADGYTATKHQREVGTGYFDLVSTAISPDSSTVALKGSTEEEQFVKAH comes from the coding sequence ATGACTGACCGTCGCCTCAAGGGCGCAGCCAAGGAGCTGCAGCAACAGTGGGAGACCGACGCACGCTGGGCGAACATCGAGCGTGACTACACCGCCGAGGACGTCGTACGGCTGCGGGGGTCGGTGCAGGAGGAGTACACGCTCGCCCGTCTGGGCGCCGAGCGTCTCTGGAAGCTGCTGCACGAGGACGATTACATCAACGCACTGGGCGCGCTGACCGGAAATCAGGCGGTTCAGCAGGTGCGCGCCGGCCTGAAGGCCATCTACCTGTCGGGCTGGCAGGTCGCGGCGGACGCGAACCTCGGTGCGCAGACCTACCCGGACCAGAGCCTCTACCCGGCCAACTCCGTGCCGGCCGTCGTGCGCCGCATCAACAACGCGCTGATGCGCGCCGACCAGATCACCTGGTCGGAGGGCGACGACGACGCGCCGTACTGGCTCGCGCCGATCGTCGCCGACGCCGAGGCCGGCTTCGGCGGAGTGCTCAACGCGTTCGAGCTGATGAAGGGCATGATCGCCGCGGGTGCGGCGGGCGTGCACTGGGAGGACCAGCTCGCCTCGGAGAAGAAGTGCGGCCACCTCGGCGGCAAGGTCCTGATCCCGACCGGGCAGCACATCAAGACGCTGAACGCCGCCCGCCTCGCCGCGGACGTGTCCGGCGTGCCATCGCTGATCGTCGCGCGGACCGACGCCCAGGCCGCGACCCTGATCACGAGCGACGTCGACGAGCGCGACCAGGAGTTCGTCACCGGCGAGCGCACCGCGGAGGGCTTCTACCGGGTGCGCAACGGCATCTCCTCGTGCATCGCCCGCGGCCTGGCGTACGCGCCGTACTCCGACCTTCTGTGGATGGAGACCGGCACGCCGGACCTGGACGTCGCCCAGGAGTTCGCCGAGGCGATCAAGGCGGAGTACCCGGACCAGATGCTCGCCTACAACTGCTCGCCGTCCTTCAACTGGAAGAAACACCTCGACGACTCGACGATCGCCAAGTTCCAGCGCGAGCTGGGACACATGGGGTACACGTTCCAGTTCATCACGCTGGCCGGCTTCCACTCGCTCAACCACTCGATGTTCCACCTCGCCAAGGGCTACGCCGAGGACGGCATGACGTCCTACGTGGAGCTGCAGGAGGCGGAGTTCGCCGACGAGGCGGACGGCTACACCGCGACCAAGCACCAGCGCGAGGTCGGGACGGGCTACTTCGACCTGGTCAGCACGGCGATCTCGCCGGACTCCTCAACGGTGGCGTTGAAGGGCTCCACCGAGGAGGAGCAGTTCGTTAAGGCTCACTGA
- a CDS encoding ABC transporter permease — MVEAVRVYLLLAGTWMRSAAQYPASMVMLVATQAVATSLDLAAILIIFAHTPRLGGFSLPEVMFLYGTAGVSFAVADVTLGTSERLGEHIRQGTLDTLLVRPVGPLVQIATEDFSPRRMGKLVPTVTVLVVSLVRLPIAWTPVRVMAVPLMIACGIWIFGALWVLTAAWQFAVVDGKQAGNSVTYGGAYLTQYPLSLFGRDALRGLTWVLPLAFVNWEPALYVLRRADPLGLPVFFRFAAPLVAAVLSVLAALAWRTGLRHYRSTGS, encoded by the coding sequence GTGGTTGAGGCGGTACGCGTCTACCTGCTGCTGGCCGGCACCTGGATGCGCTCGGCGGCGCAGTATCCGGCGTCGATGGTCATGCTGGTCGCCACGCAGGCCGTCGCGACCTCCCTCGACCTCGCCGCGATCCTGATCATCTTCGCGCACACGCCACGCCTGGGCGGCTTCTCCCTGCCCGAGGTGATGTTCCTGTACGGCACGGCGGGCGTGTCGTTCGCCGTCGCCGACGTCACCCTCGGCACCTCCGAACGCCTCGGCGAGCACATCCGCCAGGGCACGCTCGACACCCTGCTGGTCCGCCCGGTCGGTCCCCTGGTCCAGATCGCCACCGAGGACTTCTCCCCGCGCCGGATGGGCAAGCTGGTCCCCACGGTGACCGTGCTCGTGGTCTCGCTCGTACGCCTGCCCATCGCCTGGACGCCCGTCCGTGTCATGGCCGTCCCGCTGATGATCGCGTGTGGCATCTGGATCTTCGGGGCGCTCTGGGTGCTCACCGCCGCCTGGCAGTTCGCGGTCGTGGACGGCAAGCAGGCGGGCAACTCGGTCACCTACGGGGGCGCCTACCTCACGCAGTACCCGCTGAGCCTGTTCGGCCGCGACGCCCTGCGCGGACTGACGTGGGTGCTGCCCCTGGCGTTCGTCAACTGGGAGCCGGCGCTGTACGTCCTCCGCCGCGCCGATCCGCTCGGCCTGCCGGTGTTCTTCCGCTTCGCCGCGCCACTCGTGGCGGCGGTGCTGTCCGTTCTCGCCGCCCTCGCCTGGCGTACCGGGCTGCGGCACTACCGATCCACGGGGAGCTGA
- a CDS encoding M1 family metallopeptidase — MRKTRRLLAIGTTTVCLAAITPAAVAEKRPQFTPGANGIGDPYFPLEGNGGYDVQHYDLALSYDPQTKRLDGTNTITARATQNLSRFDLDLQQLDVSKVTVGGRNAKFTRDGQELRITPRKGLRKNSRFVVAVTYGGVPQTIVGSPVVFGSPYGFVHTDDGFFTGDEPNASSTWFPSNDHPSDKATYTFHVTVPKDRSVIANGNLVSQRTKGDKTTWVWDEKYPMATYLATADIGQWQFKNGRTPGGIRETVAVDPKLVGRDPNHPDPMAFFWDTTAQVTDLWSKTFGKYAFDSTGAIADLATYNGQAIGFSLETQTRPLYSDVRSAGTIAHELAHQWFGDAVSVQDWNDIWLNESFATFAANLYTEKNGGAPVHDTALAVYNRHSATDPWWNVKIADPQRDTMFHDRVYSGGGMVLEFLREKIGDDKFFALLHTWYEQHKYGNGSTEQFTALASKISHQDLSSFFQTWLYSTGKPALPTS, encoded by the coding sequence ATGCGCAAAACCCGCCGACTGCTCGCCATCGGCACGACGACCGTCTGCCTTGCCGCGATCACTCCGGCCGCGGTCGCCGAGAAAAGACCGCAGTTCACCCCCGGTGCCAACGGCATCGGAGACCCGTACTTCCCTCTCGAGGGCAACGGGGGTTACGACGTCCAGCACTACGATCTCGCCCTGTCCTACGACCCGCAGACCAAGCGACTCGACGGCACGAACACGATCACCGCGCGGGCGACGCAGAACCTGTCCCGTTTCGACCTGGACCTGCAGCAGCTCGACGTCAGCAAGGTCACCGTGGGCGGGCGGAACGCGAAGTTCACCCGCGACGGCCAGGAGCTGCGGATCACGCCGCGGAAGGGGCTGCGGAAGAACTCGCGCTTCGTCGTCGCCGTGACGTACGGCGGCGTGCCCCAGACGATCGTCGGCTCGCCGGTCGTGTTCGGCTCGCCGTACGGGTTCGTGCACACCGACGACGGCTTCTTCACGGGTGACGAGCCGAACGCCTCCTCGACCTGGTTCCCCAGCAACGACCACCCGAGCGACAAGGCCACCTACACGTTCCACGTGACGGTGCCCAAGGATCGCTCCGTGATCGCCAACGGGAATCTCGTGTCGCAGCGGACCAAGGGCGACAAGACCACCTGGGTGTGGGACGAGAAGTACCCCATGGCGACCTACCTGGCCACGGCCGACATCGGCCAGTGGCAGTTCAAGAACGGCAGGACGCCGGGCGGGATCCGGGAGACGGTCGCGGTGGACCCGAAGCTGGTCGGGCGCGACCCGAACCACCCGGACCCGATGGCCTTCTTCTGGGACACCACCGCCCAGGTGACGGACCTGTGGTCCAAGACCTTCGGCAAGTACGCCTTCGACTCCACCGGGGCCATCGCCGACCTGGCGACGTACAACGGGCAGGCGATCGGCTTCTCGCTGGAGACCCAGACCCGGCCGCTGTACTCCGACGTGCGCAGCGCGGGGACGATCGCGCACGAGCTCGCCCACCAGTGGTTCGGTGACGCGGTCTCGGTGCAGGACTGGAACGACATCTGGCTGAACGAGAGCTTCGCGACGTTCGCCGCCAACCTGTACACGGAGAAGAACGGCGGCGCACCGGTGCACGACACGGCCCTAGCCGTGTACAACCGGCACAGCGCGACCGACCCGTGGTGGAACGTCAAGATCGCCGACCCGCAGCGCGACACCATGTTCCACGACCGCGTCTACAGCGGTGGCGGCATGGTGCTGGAGTTCCTGCGCGAGAAGATCGGTGACGACAAGTTCTTCGCCCTGCTGCACACCTGGTACGAGCAGCACAAGTACGGCAACGGCAGCACCGAGCAGTTCACGGCGCTGGCGAGCAAGATCTCCCACCAGGACCTGAGCTCGTTCTTCCAGACCTGGCTCTACTCGACCGGCAAGCCCGCCCTCCCGACGAGCTGA
- a CDS encoding helix-turn-helix transcriptional regulator, whose product MTNGLDLVTFGQRLRHLRKVHGYTLSDLGKRVGRAPSQLSLLENGRREPKLSLLQGLATALEVPIEELLRKQPPNRRAQLEIAIEEAQRDPLYQSLGLPHLKIGKRVPNDVLEHLLAMYDEVRRSRTKPTASPEDARKANAELRQQMHERGNYFGEIEESAAKTLEAVGYRAGALSQGMLLALVTYFGFTLRYVQDLPRSVRSVTDLRNRRIYLERQQLGMHTPRTILLQTLGHIALGHAVPKDFGDFLRQRVEANYYAAATLLPERTVVPYLQEAKADRELSIEDLCDVFSVSYEMAAHRFTNLATHHLELPVHFTKNDESGTIYKAYANDGLIFPSDEHGAIEGQRMCREWAGRHVFSADDRFSIYYQYTDTPTGTYWCLSHIDPSHEREFAITLGVPFEHSRWFRGRETNRRVRSACPDGDCCQLPPADLAQRWQGYAWPSARAHSHVLAVLPRGAFPGVDEADVYAFLDQHASG is encoded by the coding sequence TTGACGAATGGTCTAGACCTTGTGACGTTCGGTCAGCGACTGCGTCATCTTCGTAAGGTTCACGGCTACACCCTGTCTGACCTGGGAAAACGTGTCGGCAGGGCGCCTTCGCAGCTCTCGCTGCTGGAGAACGGCCGGCGCGAGCCGAAGCTCTCGCTGCTCCAGGGGCTCGCCACCGCCCTCGAGGTGCCGATCGAGGAGCTCCTGCGCAAGCAGCCCCCGAACCGGCGTGCCCAGCTCGAGATCGCGATCGAGGAGGCCCAGCGCGACCCGCTCTACCAGAGCCTCGGCCTGCCGCACCTGAAGATCGGCAAGCGGGTGCCCAATGACGTGCTCGAACACCTCCTCGCCATGTACGACGAGGTCAGGCGGAGCCGCACCAAGCCGACCGCGAGCCCCGAGGACGCGCGGAAGGCCAACGCGGAGCTGCGCCAGCAGATGCACGAGCGCGGCAACTACTTCGGTGAGATCGAGGAGAGCGCCGCCAAGACCCTGGAGGCCGTCGGCTACCGGGCCGGTGCGCTCTCGCAGGGCATGCTGCTCGCCCTCGTCACCTACTTCGGCTTCACTCTTCGCTACGTGCAGGATCTGCCGCGCTCGGTGCGGTCCGTCACGGACCTGCGCAACCGGCGGATCTACCTCGAACGCCAGCAGCTCGGCATGCACACGCCGCGCACGATCCTCCTGCAGACCCTCGGTCACATCGCCCTCGGCCACGCGGTGCCCAAGGACTTCGGCGACTTCCTCCGCCAGCGGGTCGAGGCCAACTACTACGCCGCCGCGACGCTTCTGCCCGAACGGACCGTCGTGCCCTATCTCCAGGAGGCCAAGGCCGACCGGGAGCTGTCCATCGAGGACCTGTGCGACGTCTTCTCAGTGTCCTATGAGATGGCCGCGCACCGCTTCACCAACCTGGCCACGCACCACCTCGAGCTGCCGGTGCACTTCACCAAGAACGACGAGAGCGGCACGATCTACAAGGCGTACGCCAACGACGGGCTGATCTTCCCCTCCGACGAGCACGGGGCCATCGAGGGGCAACGGATGTGCCGCGAGTGGGCCGGGAGGCACGTGTTCTCGGCCGACGACCGCTTCTCGATCTACTACCAGTACACCGACACGCCGACCGGCACGTATTGGTGTCTCTCTCACATCGACCCGAGCCACGAACGCGAGTTCGCGATCACCCTCGGCGTCCCGTTCGAGCACTCCCGCTGGTTCCGCGGCCGCGAGACCAACCGGAGGGTCAGGTCCGCCTGCCCGGACGGCGACTGCTGCCAGCTGCCCCCGGCCGATCTCGCCCAGCGCTGGCAGGGCTACGCGTGGCCCTCGGCCCGTGCGCACTCCCACGTCCTGGCCGTTCTGCCGCGCGGGGCGTTCCCCGGAGTGGACGAGGCGGACGTGTACGCGTTCCTCGACCAGCACGCGTCGGGATGA
- a CDS encoding ABC transporter permease: protein MRLYAWIAAYAFRRYSTYRIAALSATFTNTVFGFMRAGVLIALWHARPSLGGYDVTDAVTFSFLTQAMIEPVRIFGGSLDLTERIRSGDVSIDLHRPADLQGWWLADDLGRAAFALISRGLPPMLGGALVFSLHWPSPATWLAFAGAVLLGVLVSFGLRYLVSLAVFWLHDDRGIHGISLVTSMFFSGLLVPLTVFPGRLGTVAHALPWAALVQLPADVYLGKRTDLLHVYAFQAGWAVALLAAGRLLTMGARRKLVVNGG, encoded by the coding sequence ATGCGGCTCTACGCCTGGATCGCGGCGTACGCCTTCCGGCGCTACAGCACCTACCGCATCGCGGCCCTGTCGGCGACCTTCACCAACACCGTCTTCGGCTTCATGCGCGCGGGCGTGCTGATCGCGCTGTGGCACGCGCGGCCCTCGCTCGGCGGGTACGACGTCACGGACGCGGTGACGTTCAGCTTCCTCACCCAGGCGATGATCGAGCCGGTACGCATCTTCGGCGGCAGCCTGGACCTGACCGAGCGGATCCGCAGCGGCGACGTCTCGATCGACCTGCACCGCCCGGCCGACCTGCAGGGCTGGTGGCTGGCCGACGACCTCGGCCGCGCCGCGTTCGCGTTGATCTCACGCGGGCTGCCGCCGATGCTCGGCGGCGCGCTGGTCTTCTCGCTGCACTGGCCCTCCCCCGCGACCTGGCTCGCCTTCGCCGGCGCGGTGTTGCTCGGCGTGCTGGTCAGCTTCGGGCTGCGCTACCTCGTCTCGCTGGCCGTCTTCTGGCTGCACGACGACCGCGGCATCCATGGGATCTCCCTGGTCACCTCGATGTTCTTCTCCGGACTGCTCGTCCCGCTCACCGTCTTCCCCGGCCGGCTCGGGACGGTCGCGCACGCCCTGCCCTGGGCCGCGCTGGTCCAGCTCCCCGCGGACGTCTACCTCGGCAAGCGCACCGACCTCCTGCACGTGTACGCCTTCCAGGCGGGATGGGCGGTGGCCCTGCTCGCGGCCGGGCGGCTGCTCACGATGGGCGCGCGCCGGAAGCTGGTGGTCAACGGTGGTTGA